Below is a window of Dermacentor silvarum isolate Dsil-2018 unplaced genomic scaffold, BIME_Dsil_1.4 Seq11004, whole genome shotgun sequence DNA.
TGTTGCAGTTGTAGTCGAAAAATGCAAAGCATTGACCAAGTACTCAGGATGTAAAGTTTATTGGTGCTGACGTGCAGTTATATAGTCGGCGTCGAGTACATACTTGTCGTACAGCATTACAAGAGACATGGGGTGCACCTTCTTGTCGTGGCGCTTGAGCAAGGGGCAAGATTTCCACTTGTAGCGAAACATGCGGTGATTAAAGGCATCGTCGTCCGGAAACACCTCGTTGTTCGACAGCACAATGACGGGCGTTCTCGAAATGGTCTGGTCGGGAGAGTACTTGACAGCCACAGAGTCCACGTCTCCGCCAAAGATTTTCTTGACCGTGTCAAAGGCAGACGACTCGCAGTTTGGCTCGTTCCACACCAGTATGCGACGCCCTACAGTGTCTTGTAGAGGAAAGTTGGAATAGCGGTTAAAGTTGCGGATGGTTCCTCTATTAATATAAAAGGAAAGCACAGCGTCAAAGAAAAAGTTCTTGCCAGCACTGGGAGGCGACACCACCTCCAAGCAATTCTTCTTGGGTACCAGTTTTTCCACGAGCATATAGAGGTTGTTTACAAAGTCGGAAATTTCGGGCTGGTTGTCATCAAACTGAAAGCTCAGCAGTTCCAGCACGGCGTCAAACGACTCCTCGATACTCATGTAATAGGCACTCAAATCGCCTTGTGGAGCATCAAACAGTGGCTGCGTGTTTTTATATAGTTCAATAAAGTCCAGAGTGGTGTAACTACACATCTCGTCGTTAAACACTTGAATGGCCCTCTGCAAGTGCTTGTCATCGAGCCTGATAAACCTAAAGTTGGGGTCGGCAAGCCACTTTGGTGTGCGGACAATGTTAGTCAACGGCGATACGGGGTTTTCCCTGAGCCAATCGTAGAGGGGTTCTTCCGCTTTTCTCTTTGAACATTTTCTGGCCTTTGCTTTCCCGCCCTCTCGTTTGCATAACGAATCACCGTTTGAATGGCCTGATGAACTTCCGATGGTGTCGTTGCATGCAACTGGACACGCAAATTGCGAGTGCAAAACCTCCAAAACTCTTGAGGACTCGTGTCCTGAATGGCCGTATTGTCCCACAACTTGAGCTCTACAGTCACGACCCCAATCGGCTCCTCCCACTTTAAAGTATTCCAATACTCGGGGGTGGCTATACAAATACTGGATAAGATGGAAGAAGTCCCATGCTGTTGCGCTTGTAGTCCAAACAGATGAGCGGTTTGGTCGTCGCACAAAGCCAGAGAATGATACACATCGGCAGCTCCCGTTGCTCCAGCTGCAGTCGTGGACAACGTGGACGTGTGGGATGCTAGTGTCTCGTGTGTGGACAGAGACTGCCGCGACTCCGTACTGTGTTGGTCCGAGTTCAAATCTTCTAATAATTTCATTACAAATGTCCTGAGCTTCTCCGTCGTCTCTGGCGGGAAACACATCATGCACAATTCTTCTTCGTTTTGGAATGTCTTGTAATTGCAGTGCCCACACCGGAGGGGATTGTAAATCTTCTGATACTCCTCTTCGTGATGTTCCTGGTTGCCCAGCGTCTGTTCCTGATAGCTCGACCACGCCTCGATCAATTGTCTCAAACTCCTCCAAGCTCTCATTAGACTGGCTGGTATAACTTTCGTAGCTTGCATCAATATAGTCTGCAGCTTGTCCCTAGAGATATAGGTATCGTCACCAAAAAATACTTCCAAAATATAGTGTAGAGGTACCTCATCTTCGTCTTCCTCGTGTCTCCTCTTTGCGTCAGACATGTTCTGAAAAACAAATTTAAGCCCAATTTCATTGCCCCTGTGCTTCACTGCACTACACAGCCCCTGTAAAGTCGGCTTCCCCACAAAACGCCCCTGTAAAGTTGGCTTCCCTGCAATACACCTAGCCCTACGTCATAAACTTAAAATGGTAACCGTAGGTCCACTCACTGCAAAGTTGTAGCCTCCTGGTTCTCCTGGTCCTCCTGGGGTCCTCCTGGGGTCCTTCCTGGCTGCCGGCTGGGAGCAGACTGCGATGAGGACCGAGATGCGCTCGCCTTTTATACCCACCAGGGGCGGAGTCAAAACCAGTTCGAGTGAGAGAGACAAGGTCAGCCAGGCAGGAAACGCCCAAGTCCCCAAGGACAGCCGGCTGTATATAAGGGGGCTGATTCGAGTGTAGGAGCACAGTCGGCGGTCGgctgcgacgacgacgacagcgaggGAGGAGCTCCAGGATGCTGGTGAGTTTGTTTTTGCTTTGTAGTAGTTGTTGTAGGTTCCACTCAGAAAAAGATatatagtatatttttaacactCTGAGAGTTAGAGCGTCGACGACTGCTGCTACATTGCATTCTAATTGTGTGCAGGCAAAGGAGGATGAAGCGATGGATGAAGGAGGAAATCAAGCTACTTTGCCACAACAAAGTGCCATTCGTGAGCTATTATTGACCGATGAAATTATTGAAGATCTTGTCGAAATGCAAGACAACGAACGTATGGAAGACATGTCAGCTGACGTGCAGTACTTGCGTAGACAAGCAGAAGAAGAATTTGAAGCATTTATGCAAAGGGAAATGGAAGACGAGGAACGGCCTCAACTCTTGCGTGGACATTTACAAGATTTTGAAGAATGACAATAAACAATTTTATTCTGGTTCATTGTTGTTTTTATTCCGGGGCAAATGGTACCGAGACTGATCGTAGGGTGCGTACTGGTGGCTGCAGGTCCTCTCGGGGATCGCCGCGCTGCTCGGCCGCGATTTTCTCCACTTCCAACATGTAGTTTTTGATGTCTTCCTCCGTGTTTGCCAGGTGGGCAGGGCGACCGTGGCGTGACAGGCTGTTGTAAGGCAACTTGATCTTGTAGTGTGTGTGGCGTAGATACGGGCCTGCACTGGAGGGTAGCATTACCGTGTCGGCGGCAATGGTGTCCAAGCTGCTGTGCACTACAAGTTCCGTGTCCACTTGGAAGAAGGCTGTGACGTCTTGAAACTTGTCAGTGCTGCCGGGATCGTCCTTGTTTGATTTGGACACTGCCATGATGCCAAAGGCGAGGCTCGGTTGAATCGCGTCGAGTTCCATGGGTGCGAGACCTCTGCGGTACCAAGACTTCTCGATTGTGTCCAGATACCTGATGTGTCGCCTGTAAAAATCGAGTGGGCGAAGGCGCATCACTGTGTTTTCTTCCGGGAGTTGAGTGTTCGATTCCGCATTAGACAGGTTGCTCGTTTTGTAAGTTACCACGTCCGACGGCAGACCAAGTGACGAGTGGGTCAGTAGTTCGTTGCCGGCATTGTACGTGTGACCCATGCGAAGCCACGCGTTTTTAAACTTGTGCTCGTAGTTGATAATTGGAGTGCCCACGTGACCCTTGAACGGAAACTGGTTTACGAACTTGGTCAAGCGAGGAGACGCATTTTCAATGTGTATAAAGTCGTAAGCAAAGTTGTGCCGGGGTGCTCCCATGCTCGTAGGGATGTTGGACGCATCGTCATTGAGTTGCGTTTCCATGCCCGGTGCTATGTTCAGACCCCAGTAGCTCTTGGCCAGTTCGGCGTGGTCGTCTGCCTTAAAGGGGCGAATACTTGCCGGTTTCATTGCGTTGTGTGTTGTGCCCTGCGTTATGCGGCACATGGCCGTGTCCATGTGATGGTTCAAGCCCACAGAGGCCAGGCCGTAAACTAGCATGTCCGAATTGACTGGTTGCACGACCGACGAGCCAGTCTTCCAAGGAGTTCGCAAGCCGTGGGGAGTCACCTTGACAGAGCACTGCAGAGCCTTTGTGTGAGCCGGAAAGTTAAGGTAAGTGCCGTGCGGAATGTACAGGTAAGGCCGGTCGACGGGTAGGCGCGACATGCTCGTCACGATGCCGGGAAAAGTTTTTTCGCTGTCGTACTTGAGCGATGTCTTTAGCATACAGTAGCCCCAGGTGGTGACAATCTTGCTGTCACTGAATACTGAGACCACTCCGTGGTCGCGAGGAACTCGCAAAATTTGCTGAACGCATTCGGAGGAAGACGGATGGTTACTTCCAACGCCTGCTCCCCCGGTTGCTGCTCTTGCAGGGGCATCCGATTGTAGCTCCTCCGCCGAGGACATTTCCGCGTCACTGCTGGTGGGGCCTGGGTCGTCGTTAACTCGTTTTGGTGCTGTTGGATCTGAGTCCCCGTGATTTGCACGTTTCCGTCCGGTTCTGACTGGGGGCATTCCATAGAGGCTGCGGCCTAGTACGTGCTCCTCGACCACGTTCTTCGCACCCAAACCGACTGCTCCCAAGGCAGAGTGCCAGTTGCCAGTCGAGACAAAGTCGTGGAAAAATTCCTTCGTCGAGGCTCGGTCGGCAGCAAACACGTCTGCGTCGCTCTCGGCTCGCTCGTACGCCTCGTCGTGATGCTTGGCGATGCGGTCGTCCTCGTCAATGGGATCCTTGCCCTTGTGGCTTCCGGGTCCCAAGTAGTGGTGTCCTGGAAACAGCACCATCACTGCAAATACACATACACGGTAGCGGTAGCGACAACAACACCAGCTGCCATAATACCCCAAAGACGCTTCTATTTAACCTGAGACGCTTCTAtttacctaacctaacctacctaacctaacctaacctaactaacctaacctaacctaacctaacctaacctaacctaacctaacctaacctaacctaacctaacctaacctaacctaacctaacccaacctaacctaacctaacctaacctaacctaacctaacctaacctaacctaacctaacctaacctaacctaacctaacctacacCTAacaactaacctaacctaacctacctaaCCTACCTAAAcctacctaacctaacccaacccaacccaacccaacccaacccaaccaacccaacccaacccaaccaacccaacccaacccaacccaacccaacccaacccaacccaacccaaccaacccaacccaacccaacccaacccaacccaacccaaccaacccaacccaacccaaccaacccaacccaactaacctaacctaacctaaacctaacctaacctacctaacctaacctaatttGTGTTGTGTTGTTGCAGTTGTAGTCGAAAATGCAAAGCATTGACCAAGTACTCAGGATGTAAAGTTTATTGGTGCTGACGTGCAGTTATATAGTCGGCATCGAGTACATACTTGTCGTAcagcatacaagagacatggggTGCACCTTCTTGTCGTGGCGCTTGAGCAAGGGGCAAGATTTCCACTTGTAGCGAAACATGCGGTGATTAAAGGCATCGTCGTCCGGAAACACCTCGTTGTTCGACAGCACAATGACGGGCGTTCTCGAAATGGTCTGGTCGGGAGAGTACTTGACAGCCACAGAGTCCACGTCTCCGCCAAAGATTTTCTTGACCGTGTCAAAGGCAGACGACTCGCAGTTTGGCTCGTTCCACACCAGTATGCGACGCCCTACAGTGTCTTGTAGAGGAAAGTTGGAATAGCGGTTAAAGTTGCGGATGGTTCCTCTGTTAATATAAAAGGAAAGCACAGCGTCAAAGAAAAAGTTCTTGCCAGCACTGGGAGGCGACACCACCTCCAAGCAATTCTTCTTGGGTACCAGTTTTTCCACGAGCATATAGAGGTTGTTTACAAAGTCGGAAATTTCGGGCTGGTTGTCATCAAACTGAAAGCTCAGCAGTTCCAGCACGGCGTCAAACGACTCCTCGATACTCATGTAATAGGCACTCAAATCGCCTTGTGGAGCATCAAACAGTGGCTGCGTGTTTTTATATAGTTCAATAAAGTCCAGAGTGGTGTAACTACACATCTCGTCGTTAAACACTTGAATGGCCCTCTGCAAGTGCTTGTCATCGAGCCTGATAAACCTAAAGTTGGGGTCGGCAAGCCACTTTGGTGTGCGGACAATGTTAGTCAACGGCGATACGGGGTTTTCCCTGAGCCAATCGTAGAGGGGTTCTTCCGCTTTTCTCTTTGAACATTTTCTGGCCTTTGCTTTCCCGCCCTCTCGTTTGCATAACGAATCACTGTTTGAATGGCCTGATGAACTTCCGATGGTGTCGTTGCATGCAACTGGACACGCAAATTGCGAGTGC
It encodes the following:
- the LOC119434481 gene encoding uncharacterized protein LOC119434481 translates to MSDAKRRHEEDEDEGQAADYIDASYESYTSQSNESLEEFETIDRGVVELSGTDAGQPGTSRRGVSEDLQSPPVWALQLQDIPKRRRIVHDVFPARDDGEAQDICNEIIRRFELGPTQYGVAAVSVHTRDTSIPHVHVVHDCSWSNGSCRCVSFSGFVRRPNRSSVWTTSATAWDFFHLIQYLYSHPRVLEYFKVGGADWGRDCRAQVVGQYGHSGHESSRVLEVLHSQFACPVACNDTIGSSSGHSNGDSLCKREGGKAKARKCSKRKAEEPLYDWLRENPVSPLTNIVRTPKWLADPNFRFIRLDDKHLQRAIQVFNDEMCSYTTLDFIELYKNTQPLFDAPQGDLSAYYMSIEESFDAVLELLSFQFDDNQPEISDFVNNLYMLVEKLVPKKNCLEVVSPPSAGKNFFFDAVLSFYINRGTIRNFNRYSNFPLQDTVGRRILVWNEPNCESSAFDTVKKIFGGDVDSVAVKYSPDQTISRTPVIVLSNNEVFPDDDAFNHRMFRYKWKSCPLLKRHDKKVHPMSLVMLYDKYVLDADYITARQHQ
- the LOC119434484 gene encoding LOW QUALITY PROTEIN: uncharacterized protein LOC119434484 (The sequence of the model RefSeq protein was modified relative to this genomic sequence to represent the inferred CDS: inserted 1 base in 1 codon), translated to MRAWRSLRQLIEAWSSYQEQTLGQPGTSRRGVSEDLQSPPVWALQLQDIPKRRRIVHDVFPARDDGEAQDICNEIIRRFELGPTQYGVAAVSVHTRDTSIPHVHVVHDCSWSNGSCRCVSFSGFVRRPNRSSVWTTSATAWDFFHLIQYLYSHPRVLEYFKVGGADWGRDCRAQVVGQYGHSGHESSRVLEVLHSQFACPVACNDTIGSSSGHSNSDSLCKREGGKAKARKCSKRKAEEPLYDWLRENPVSPLTNIVRTPKWLADPNFRFIRLDDKHLQRAIQVFNDEMCSYTTLDFIELYKNTQPLFDAPQGDLSAYYMSIEESFDAVLELLSFQFDDNQPEISDFVNNLYMLVEKLVPKKNCLEVVSPPSAGKNFFFDAVLSFYINRGTIRNFNRYSNFPLQDTVGRRILVWNEPNCESSAFDTVKKIFGGDVDSVAVKYSPDQTISRTPVIVLSNNEVFPDDDAFNHRMFRYKWKSCPLLKRHDKKVHPMSLVXLYDKYVLDADYITARQHQ
- the LOC119434483 gene encoding uncharacterized protein LOC119434483: MVLFPGHHYLGPGSHKGKDPIDEDDRIAKHHDEAYERAESDADVFAADRASTKEFFHDFVSTGNWHSALGAVGLGAKNVVEEHVLGRSLYGMPPVRTGRKRANHGDSDPTAPKRVNDDPGPTSSDAEMSSAEELQSDAPARAATGGAGVGSNHPSSSECVQQILRVPRDHGVVSVFSDSKIVTTWGYCMLKTSLKYDSEKTFPGIVTSMSRLPVDRPYLYIPHGTYLNFPAHTKALQCSVKVTPHGLRTPWKTGSSVVQPVNSDMLVYGLASVGLNHHMDTAMCRITQGTTHNAMKPASIRPFKADDHAELAKSYWGLNIAPGMETQLNDDASNIPTSMGAPRHNFAYDFIHIENASPRLTKFVNQFPFKGHVGTPIINYEHKFKNAWLRMGHTYNAGNELLTHSSLGLPSDVVTYKTSNLSNAESNTQLPEENTVMRLRPLDFYRRHIRYLDTIEKSWYRRGLAPMELDAIQPSLAFGIMAVSKSNKDDPGSTDKFQDVTAFFQVDTELVVHSSLDTIAADTVMLPSSAGPYLRHTHYKIKLPYNSLSRHGRPAHLANTEEDIKNYMLEVEKIAAEQRGDPREDLQPPVRTLRSVSVPFAPE